The Toxoplasma gondii ME49 chromosome XII, whole genome shotgun sequence genome includes a region encoding these proteins:
- a CDS encoding hypothetical protein (encoded by transcript TGME49_218950): MASGARPFLCSSRLGGEKRMASEDETASKVFDEPELCLGSYTVLKALLRRSVAEPLWRRHAATSPATLSKLLAFGASVLQALACSHEEMHQRQRRAAREKPSDRPDASRASLDIDSSDASLHADERRSSRDKGPLLAAGDSPLSPLALLGELAVLLRILRNLCVEGQETQNLLLSLGGADLFLSNTHVLVEALAHFPPSCRCSSSEGGWRDSAVDAAASVQSTSELDQGRQKTSRSSPQVNKSGCEDKAKKEGRADTPSDLNLESEQDAKGVAASLLQFLSNLSAGNDRARVYVQQRLLYVPLLLLALASPSVAPAFMLLNTLFKGEASSEERSLSTHKSRLSLDTESASVSPDGAGAASSGAERLREAGGESDKAEKSAHTDPPRCMYTKKHSCESGGESDRFFELLAALYIIAANEDTAYVASLHATETSSGERNIEVDDWKETKRDSRTTSAHAEEAAVQRPATHLEWPLLFILQLLNRESDGSFFFRFLESLQLSFSTDTMERFAVLLLAPPSLAEQNAGKAAVAKCKQLLEFEEEAGTRISQEAAEERTKNETPEEKYDEIQAFCDRPCRAVYVQQAVRQKLSGVGQSGLFQFLLVLFEALLDDTDKGQTDFKPGGGEASDAETPTTLRMKLSKSPAFYGFVSGQLRRAFEGGECLREFGLLQRNKWVRDRAAETEALPDSLRHGREAEKRPTADAEGDASGSGASPATRPASSPGSAGAESFAEFFFSSLLRSMDTAAAYGGVETHQLPRRNVCLSTGDSVSRLAQTTEETGEMGQLARCTDALARRSDLEKGTCEDTWNEAFCPSGPPFDILLFASQVKHYLSSFDPLRGKREFADTEHRTSEGPAAKCLRPHDARGNAPTKNEKIQILPPSPSTRAAKKAEDAEGVTVIEGSRSAKDLFLSACSLPASVRVVDAFRVLEDILLDVSVARAEALEAWKQRERSRKDAGNAREGRLGFSVREQEGTHDENREPTEARIERRCEQDTSVQKQIESSVENLLLLLRFTQQQRLLAFLYCSDKTTQEKALKTASETRGQDTRATKNNCTSASGEHPEVNAEEIPVQPHAGDLLIWGLLQRSVKSGLLIRALANLLVDSPRSQQIALHAQALPLLASFAHTNEDDPFTRESAVFALRVLSDGQDHKNKQATCSQATGNQT, translated from the exons ATGGCTTCCGGAGCGCGACCgttcctctgttcttcccgactaggaggagagaagaggatgGCCTCTGAAGACGAGACGGCCTCGAAGGTGTTTGATGAGCCAGAGCTTTGCTTGGGGAGCTATACAGTTCTTAAGGCGTTGCTACGA CGCTCCGTAGCGGAGCCTCTCTGGAGGCGCCACGCCGCGACGAGTCCGGCGACTCTGTCGAAGCTTCTGGCGTTCGGCGCGTCTGTTCTCCAGGCcctcgcatgcagccacgAGGAAATGCACCAAAGGCAAAGACGAGCAGctcgagagaaaccgagTGATCGCCCAGACGCGTCTCGGGCGTCTCTGGACATCGATTCCTCAGATGCTTCGTTGCACGCAGATGAACGGAGGTCTTCGCGCGACAAAGGCCCCCTTCTTGCTGCTGGTGACtcgcctctttcgcctctcgcgctcctcggCGAGCTGGCCGTCCTTCTTCGGATTCTTCGAAATCTGTGCGTCGAGGGccaagagacacaaaaccttctcctctctctcggcggcgccgatctctttctctccaatACACACGTT ctcgtCGAGGCACTGGCGCACTTCCCTCCCAGCTGTCGCTGCTCGTCCTCTGAAGGCGgatggagagacagtgcAGTCGACGCTGCAGCCTCTGTACAGAGCACAAGCGAGCTTGATCAAGGAAGACAAAAAAcctctcgctcctccccACAAGTGAACAAAAGCGGCTGCGAGGAcaaagcgaaaaaagaagggCGGGCAGACACGCCGTCGGATCTAAATCTGGAGAGCGAACAGGACGCGAAAGGAGTGGCGGCGTCGCTGCTTCAGTTCCTCAGCAATCTGTCCGCTGGAAATGACCGcgctcgggtgtatgtacagcagAGACTTCTGTACGtgccgctgctgctcttGGCCCTGGCGTCGCCTTCAGTCGCCCCGGCCTTCATGCTCCTCAACACTCTGTTTAAGGGCGAagcgagcagcgaagagcgaagtCTCAGCACTCACAAAAGCAGACTCTCCTTGGACACTGAGAGTGCCTCAGTTTCCCCAGACGGGGCGGGAGCCGCCTCAAGTGGAGCCGAACGTCTCAGGGAAGCTGGTGGAGAAAGTGACAAGGCTGAGAAGAGTGCGCACACCGATCCCccgcggtgtatgtacaccaaGAAGCACTCGTGTGAGTCTGGCGGCGAAAGCGATCGGTTTTTCGAATTGCTTGCTGCTCTATACATCATCGCAGCCAACGAAGACACCGCTTACGTCGCCAGTTTGCATGCAACGGAAACCAGCTCAGGAGAGCGAAACATCGAAGTCGACGACTGGAAAGAGACCAAGAGAGACTCCAGGACGACTTCCGCGCATGCGGAGGAAGCTGCAGTTCAGAGGCCGGCGACGCATCTGGAGTGGCCTCTGCTGTTTATTCTTCAGTTGCTGAACAGAGAGTCGGACGGCAGCTTCTTTTTCCGGTTTCTGGAGAGTCTGCAGCTGAGTTTCTCGACAGACACGATGGAACGTttcgctgttcttctcctcgcgccgCCATCGCTGGCTGAGCAGAATGCCGGGAAAGCGGCCGTCGCGAAATGCAAGCAATTGCTTGAAtttgaggaagaagcggggaCGAGAATCTCTCAGGAGGCGGCTGAAGAACGtacgaagaacgagacacCAGAGGAGAAGTACGACGAGATTCAAGCTTTCTGCGACCGGCCCTGCCgcgcggtgtacgtacaacAGGCTGTGCGCCAGAAGTTATCAGGAGTCGGGCAAAGCGGACTGTTTCAGTTTCTGCTCGTTCTCTTCGAGGCCCTCTTGGACGACACCGACAAAGGTCAGACTGACTTTAAACCGggtggaggcgaagcgagtgacgcggagacgccgacgaCTCTGCGAATG AAGTTGAGCAAGAGCCCCGCCTTCTACGGCTTCGTGAGCGGCCAGCTGCGTCGCGCATTTGAAGGTGGCGAGTGTCTGAGGGAATTTGGACTcttgcagagaaacaaatgGGTTCGAGACCGtgcggcagagacggaggcTCTTCCAGATTCTCTAAGACACggaagagaggcggagaaaagacCAACTGCTGATGCAGAAGGGGACGCGTCAGGGTCCGGTGCGAGTCCAGCCACGCGACCGGCTTCCTCCCCTGGGAGTGCGGGAGCAGAAAGCTTCGCtgagtttttcttttcttccctgctgCGGTCGATGGATACAGCCGCAGCCTACGGAGGGGTCGAGACGCACCAGCTCCCAAGAAGAAATGTTTGTTTGTCAACTGGTGACTCGGTCTCTCGGCTGGCGCAGACCACGGAAGAAACGGGGGAGATGGGCCAGCTGGCGCGCTGTACAGACGCCTTGGCAAGGAGGTCTGACCTGGAGAAAGGCACATGCGAAGACACTTGGAATGAGGCGTTCTGTCCCTCCGGACCCCCATTCGATATTTTGCTGTTTGCTTCCCAAGTGAAGCACTATTTAAGCTCTTTCGACCCTCTGAGAGGAAAGCGCGAATTCGCCGACACGGAACACAGAACATCTGAGGGTCCTGCGGCCAAATGTCTCCGACCTCACGACGCTAGAGGCAACGCACcaacgaaaaacgagaaaatacagattcttcctccctcgccctcgACGCGTGCGGCGAAGAAAGCcgaggacgcagaaggcgTGACAGTAATCGAGGGATCTCGTTCCGCGAAAGATTTGTTTCTGTCAGCCTGCAGCTTGCCAGCTTCGGTGAGAGTAGTCGACGCGTTTCGCGTGCTGGAGGACATTCTTCTGGACGTGTCTGTCGCCCGAGCGGAAGCTTTGGAGGCGTGGAAGCAGCGCGAACGGAGTCGAAAGGACGCTGGGAACGCTCGCGAAGGCCGCCTGGGTTTCTCCGTGCGTGAGCAGGAAGGGACCCACgacgagaacagagagcCGACCGAAGCGAGGATTGAGAGGCGGTGTGAGCAGGACACTTCTGTCCAGAAACAAATCGAATCCTCGGTGGAAaatctcttgcttctcttgcGCTTCACTCAACAGCAGCggctcctcgccttcttgtaCTGCTCGGATAAGACCACGCAGGAAAAGGCGTTGAAGACTGCGTCTGAGACTCGCGGCCAGGATACTCGCGCGACAAAGAACAACTGCACTTCAGCGTCGGGCGAGCACCCGGAAGTGAATGCGGAAGAAATTCCTGTTCagccgcatgcaggcgacCTGCTAATTTGGGGGCTGCTGCAGCGAAGCGTCAAGAGCGGCCTGCTGATTCGAGCGCTCGCGAACCTTCTCGTCGACTCTCCCCGTTCTCAACAAAttgcactgcatgcgcaag CCCTGCCGTTGCTGGCCTCCTTTGCCCACACCAACGAAGATGATCCCTTCACGAGGGAGTCGGCTGTTTTT GCACTGAGGGTCCTGTCGGACGGCCAGGACCACAAAAACAAACAAGCAACTTGTTCTCAAGCAACCGGAAACCAAACATGA
- a CDS encoding proteasome subunit beta type, putative (encoded by transcript TGME49_218920), with protein sequence MAYVADLSFLSDPTRLIGGHSALCDDEENTRQELAHLLDNGKRLHFALPHVQNPGAFACSLFKSPSTITSIDFSAVQGFCPPSAQAGSPVMAMKKGTTTLGFVFKGGIILAVDSRASMGTYISSQSVVKVIEISDIILGTMAGGAADCSYWERHMWLLCKLFKLRNGEPIPVAAASNMLANIFFHWRGYGLCCGTMIAGWNEKDEKPELYFVDDKATRLKGDLFSCGSGSTYAYGVLDNEYKWDMTDEEAVELGKRAIYQAAHRDGGSGGVVRVFHIHRGGWKKVIPGMDVSELHYEYAAKKGMPGYEL encoded by the exons ATGGCCTACGTTGCAGacctttccttcctgtcgGACCCGACCCGCCTCATCGGCGGACACTCGGCTCTCtgtgacgacgaagaaaacaccCGACAAGAACTGGCACACCTGCTCGACAACGGAAAGCGGCTTCACTTTGCTCTGCCTCATGTGCAGAAC CCTGGggcctttgcatgcagtctgttCAAATCCCCTTCGACGATCACGTCCATCGACTTCTCCGCAGTCCAGGGCTTCTGTCCTCCCTCTGCTCAAGCCGGCAGCCCCGTCATGGCGATGAAAAAGGGAACAACAACTCTCGGATTTGTTTTCAAG gGTGGCATCATTCTCGCAGTGGACAGCAGAGCATCGATGGGGACGTACATCAGCAGTCAGAGCGTGGTGAAAGTCATTGAAATCTCTGACATCATTCTTG GCACGATGGCCGGAGGTGCGGCTGACTGCAGCTACTGGGAACGCCACATGTGGCTGTTGTGCAAATTATTCAAGCTGCGCAATGGA GAACCCATCCCCGTCGCCGCTGCTTCTAACATGCTCGCAAACATCTTCTTTCACTGGAGAGGCTACGGACTCTGCTGTG gcaCCATGATTGCAGGGTGGAAtgagaaggacgaaaaacCAGAGCTGTACTTTGTCGACGACAAGGCCACGCG GCTCAAGGGCGACCTCTTCTCATGTGGCAGTGGTAGCACCTATGCATATGGAGTTCTCGACAACGAGTACAAATG GGACATGACCGACGAGGAGGCTGTTGAGCTGGGCAAAAGAGCCATTTACCAAGCAGCGCACAGAGATGGAGGCTCTGGTGGCGTTGTCAGAG tGTTCCACATCCACCGCGGCGGCTGGAAAAAGGTTATCCCCGGCATGGACGTCAGCGAACTGCACTACGAATACGCAGCCAAGAAAG GAATGCCCGGCTACGAGTTGTAG
- a CDS encoding hypothetical protein (encoded by transcript TGME49_218940), protein MGEKQEEEGEEEKEGKGEGGGEGGREEEDEDGSAPVVSWLRIVEERECHEETDEAPETKIALPFSAQRSSRGFEARQVEVLVSANSAFLLSVLLASLFLSSSLPSFCPPRFLLSVLLALFKDKMAGDAPAAAAAPQQAGRTASASGVRTPGYLDLVGHSLKATSMDHGMQYSSIYWETSHRTYLPFWASLTQKFSWKIMDDQIRSFLRLPKPVTTEPFVFSSGSPYIRRYFGDADISVPVPLHAPAHFAFVPTGTVSPWEETGMETGPQGAAARGAAATAFRAVLESAWKCDIDEQIKEKLHSRAGAGAFHASGSTGGCPIPTDF, encoded by the exons ATgggggagaagcaggaggaagaaggagaagaagaaaaggaaggaaaaggagaaggaggaggagaaggaggacgagaagaagaggacgaagacggtTCCGCTCCCGTTGTCAGCTGGTTGCGAATcgtcgaagaaagagagtgtcacgaagaaacagatgaaGCTCCAGAGACAAAAatcgctcttcctttctcagCCCAGAGAT CGAGTCGAGGCTTCGAGGCCCGTCAGGTGGAAGTCCTCGTCAGTGCAAActctgccttccttctttctgtcctcctcgcttccctctttctgtcctcctcgcttccctctttctgtcctcctcgctttcttctttctgtcctcctcgcgctcttcAAAGACAAGATGGCTGGAGACGCTCccgccgccgcagctgctCCGCAGCAAGCAGGCCGAACCGCCTCGGCTTCGGGTGTGCGTACACCCGGGTACCTCGACCTCGTGGGTCACAGCTTGAAGGCGACTTCGATGGATCACGGCATGCAGTACAGCTCGATTTACTGGGAAACCAGTCACCGGACTTACCTTCCTTTCTGGGCCTCTCTCACCCAGAAGTTCTCGTGGAAAATCATGGATGACCAG ATCCGTTCGTTTCTGCGGCTGCCGAAGCCGGTGACGACTGAGCCGTTCGTGTTTTCGTCGGGGTCGCCGTACATCCGGAGGTACTTTGGCGACGCAGATATCTCGGTGCCAGTGCCGCTGCATGCTCCGGCGCACTTCGCGTTCGTGCCGACGGGGACAGTCTCGCCTTGGGAGGAGACTGGGATGGAGACAGGTCCGCAAGGCGCCGCGGCCCGGGGCGCAGCGGCGACGGCCTTCAGAGCCGTTCTGGAAAGCGCTTGGAAGTGCGACATCGACGAACAAATCAAGGAGAAACTGCATTCGCGTGCAGGAGCGGGCGCCTTCCACGCTTCTGGGTCTACTGGCGGCTGCCCCATCCCCACGGATTTCTGA
- a CDS encoding BTB/POZ domain-containing protein (encoded by transcript TGME49_218930): MMHSQAGVVVSSGLDNSSLLSSRQAKQGNPLARLRTFQQSIHRLLTDPAFESLFDVVIVAENKELRAHQCILSACSEYFKRLFCGPDTAKRIEFQQRWVVVQQLVRCMYGADIEPGTDPEIILEVLAEARNLEVNCLSIEDCLSLIVDQLSVVNCARVLTHEEVAHHRELSRQVCSYIVKRFSDVVRNPTSRQQLLQMPRNQIVYMVRELCRRCDTNRDTDLIVRFVVDWSQFETACDLLRDCKLWDWSLEPGALSVFRDEDQSALQAPSLPQAVQWRIPNLRVALREQLPMKYVVGTYFDWSVRLDHGGENKLRLVYESALDRNPGQPACIKRFPAALFAWQVIFRGEDVFRERPVFICFPEHVALHWSTTLPISTADVTDGDELTILVTMTEIPLVSLILYYFSSDLNQTLAHEDILNRLPHIEYRCLSSYTLFHSAQPQPLASVL; this comes from the exons ATGATGCACTCTCAGGCGGGAGTCGTTGTCTCCAGTGGGCTCGACAactcttcccttctttcaTCACGTCAGGCGAAACAGGGGAATCCCCTCGCTCGTCTCCGCACATTCCAACAGAGCATCCATCGGTTGCTTACAGACCCTGCTTTTGAATCTCTGTTCGACGTCGTCATCGTCGCAGAAAACAAG GAACTCCGCGCACACCAGTGTATTCTCTCCGCGTGCAGCGAATATTTCAAGAGGTTGTTTTGCGGTCCAGACACCGCAAAAAGAATTGAATTCCAACAGAGATGGGTCGTCGTCCAGCAGCTTGTTCGCTGCATGTACGGCGCAGATATTGAACCCGGCACAGATCCGGAAATCATTCTCGAG GTTTTGGCTGAAGCACGGAATTTGGAGGTGAATTGCCTCTCCATTGAggactgcctgtctctcATCGTCGACCAACTGAGTGTGGTGAACTGTGCAAGAGTGTTGACGCACGAAGAAGTTGCGCACCACCGCGAGCTGTCTAGGCAGGTCTGCTCGTACATCGTCAAGCGCTTTTCCGACGTCGTCCGCAATCCTACGTCGCGTCAGCAACTTCTGCAAATGCCCAGGAACCAAATTGTCTACATGGTTAGGGAACTCTGTCGGCGCTGTGACACGAATCGAGACACCGACTTGATTGTCCGCTTCGTCGTCGACTGGTCGCAGTTCGAAACTGCCTGCGACCTCCTACGAGACTGCAAACTCTGGGACTGGTCTCTCGAACCCGGCGCACTGTCTGTCTTCCGCGACGAGGACCAAAGTGCGCTACAGGCCCCGA GCCTGCCTCAGGCAGTACAGTGGCGCATCCCGAATCTGCGCGTTGCCCTACGAGAACAGCTTCCCATGAAATACGTGGTCGGCACCTACTTTGACTGGTCCGTTCGCCTCGACCACG GCGGCGAAAACAAACTTCGCCTTGTATACGAGTCTGCGCTGGACCGAAATCCCGGCCAGCCTGCATGCATCAAACGCTTCCCCGCTGCACTCTTCGCTTGGCAG GTGATTTTCCGAGGTGAAGACGTGTTCAGAGAGCGGCCAGTGTTCATTTGCTTCCCAGAACACGTTGCTCTTCACTGGTCAACCACGCTTCCGATCTCGACGG CGGACGTGACGGACGGCGATGAGTTGACGATTTTGGTAACCATGACAGAGATCCCTTTGGTGTCGCTAATTCTTTATTATTTCTCCAGCGATTTGAATCAGACACTTGCACACGAAGATATCCTCAACAGACTGCCACACATTGAGTACCGCTGTCTGTCATCCTACACACTTTTCCACTCTGCGCAACCACAGCCCTTGGCTTCTGTCCTGTGA
- a CDS encoding hypothetical protein (encoded by transcript TGME49_218910~Predicted trans-membrane domain (TMHMM2.0):31-54:80-103:291-314:326-349:699-719), translating into MAGWAIGDFNYTMLLQLVDQEISVFDYLKANYVFLALIAVSVLLLALWLFLCLPKVFCRWCRKCCCCIREKRHKLGYVGRVVVVAVGGAAVVLAFIFAVVAASTEASGINGVRTLQCHMYTTVGEMIKGSNPEVQVKERFIGVSPLAEDIRDLSAKLDVSNPDSLLTDLRDQIEEDFNFKAELAASVGSLKAFRQSMGVEMPENSAHVCYGCNAISESSVQELLDKYEQILGTDMDMSEFINQMFKKLNFPTIVLDEIIPVNEIEEVVKNATDALAETQPTISSSLTMAEVSFALACSFVILMVAVGAVWLVFFFIRSGKTGTKLACIQWNTLCVCMFVLLIVAGVFGFVMDLLMRGCQYTTTVLVEKDDWSWIIDKVDPERQSPFGLIVDGCLADHGSGDLVEIFGYKEEFDNMVAEVKDTIKRAVENLPEPPELPIQGLDEFGKFLQQIGWVVTVDPKKAGDKIKTFPEFIVSGVQEEDVEIVFPGKDDLGRADSGKKTKLAGLKTLEKLVHPWKFSALRPDETPDKFTITATYPDENDPFLTEWLQSYSPGRSGKEIPGNVDARTQMKNAIWWSVQKHKVLSATYDCPYYDAAEGKLVGRKCPGSTVFAYSPDDWSKSSIVSSSAEMIEQIKRLLQRVKNSIPTGTASATDILFSVIEKVTSMVEGINCKFMRRAFVQGSLIACDQTFLPLFKAARYCAMTAGFLLLWIIVLLIVWRKLKDNSVIVRQASE; encoded by the exons ATGGCTGGTTGGGCGATTGGCGACTTCAACTACACGATGCTGCTTCAACTGGTTGACCAAGAGATTTCCGTGTTTGACTACTTGAAAGCGAACTACGTGTTTCTCGCTCTAATTGCCGTTTCCGTGCTCCTGCTCGCTCTTtggctcttcctctgcctccccAAGGTTTTCTGTCGATGGTGTCGCAagtgctgctgctgcatcCGGGAAAAAAGGCACAAGCTCGGGTACGTTGGCCGAGTGGTCGTCGTTGCCGTCGGTGGCGCAGCCGTCGTTCTGGCGTTTATTTTCGCCGTGGTCGCAGCTTCTACGGAGGCATCTGGGATCAACGGCGTCCGCACGCTGCAGTGTCACATGTACACCACAGTCGGCGAGATGATTAAGGGATCGAATCCCGAAGTGCAGGTGAAAGAGCGCTTTATTGGCGTGTCGCCTTTGGCCGAGGATATCCGGGATCTGTCGGCGAAGCTCGACGTGTCGAACCCCGACAGTCTGCTGACCGATCTGCGGGACCAGATCGAAGAAGACTTCAATTTCAAGGCAGAACTGGCGGCATCCGTGGGAAGTTTGAAAGCCTTTAGACAGTCCATGGGCGTTGAAATGCCGGAGAATTCCGCTCACGTCTGCTACGGCTGCAACGCGATTTCCGAGAGCTCCGTTCAGGAGCTACTCGACAAATACGAACAGATTTTGGGAACCGACATGGATATGAGCGAGTTCATCAACCAAATGTTTAAGAAACTCAACTTCCCCACGATCGTCCTCGACGAAATCATTCCAGTGAACGAAATCGAGGAAGTCGTGAAAAACGCGACGGACGCActcgcggagacgcagccgaCGATCTCCAGCAGCTTGACCATGGCGGAAGTCTCCTTCGCCCTCGCCTGCTCCTTCGTGATTCTCATGGTCGCCGTCGGGGCCGTCTGGCTTGTGTTCTTCTTCATTCGGAGTGGCAAGACGGGGACGAAGCTCGCGTGCATCCAGTGGAACAcgctctgcgtctgcatgtTCGTGTTGCTTATCGTCGCCGGTGTCTTCGGGTTCGTCATGGACCTCCTCATGAGAGGCTGCCAATACACCACCACCGTCTTGGTCGAAAAAGACGACTGGTCCTGGATAATCGACAAAGTCGACCCTGAACGCCAGTCCCCGTTTGGCCTCATCGTGGACGGTTGTCTCGCGGACCACGGCTCTGGAGATCTTGTGGAAATCTTTGGATACAAAGAGGAATTCGACAACATGGTCGCGGAAGTCAAAGACACCATCAAGAGGGCAGTGGAAAACCTACCCGAACCCCCGGAGCTACCAATCCAAG GACTGGACGAATTCGGCAAATTTCTTCAGCAGATCGGTTGGGTTGTTACCGTTGACCCCAAGAAAGCCGGAGATAAAATAAAAACCTTTCCTGAGTTCATAGTG AGTGGAGTTCAAGAAGAAGATGTCGAAATCGTTTTCCCAGGAAAGGACGATCTGGGCAGAGCTGACAGTGGGAAGAAGACTAAACTGGCGGGGTTAAAGACACTTGAGAAGCTCGTTCACCCGTGGAAATTTTCTGCCCTTCGTCCCGATGAAACACCAGACAAGTTTACGATCACGGCGACATACCCGGATGAGAATGACCCGTTTTTAACCGAGTGGCTGCAATCCTATTCTCCCGGAAGAAGC gGAAAAGAAATTCCCGGCAACGTGGATGCGAGGACGCAGATGAAAAATGCCATCTGGTGGAGCGTGCAGAAGCACAAAGTTCTCAGCGCCACGTACGACTGCCCCTACTACGACGCGGCAGAGGGGAAACTTGTGGGGAGAAAGTGCCCAGGAAGCACCGTTTTTGCGTACAGTCCTGACGACTGGTCAAAGAGTTCGATTGTTTCGAGCTCCGCCGAGATGATCGAACAGA TCAAGAGGCTCCTCCAACGCGTGAAGAACAGCATTCCCACAGGAA ctgccaGCGCGACTGAcatcctcttctctgtcatAGAGAAAGTAACGTCCATGGTTGAAGGAATCAACTGCAAATTCATGAGGCGAGCGTTCGTCCAAGGATCCCTCATCGCTTGCGATCAGActttcctccctctgttCAAG GCGGCGAGATACTGTGCGATGACAGCGGGATTTCTGTTGCTCTGGATCATCGTTCTTCTCATCGTGTGGCGGAAACTCAAGGACAACAGCGTTATCGTCAGACAGGCTTCTGAATGA
- a CDS encoding hypothetical protein (encoded by transcript TGME49_218955~Signal peptide predicted by SignalP 2.0 HMM (probability 0.725) with cleavage site probability 0.498 at residue 36), with amino-acid sequence MDTVRWLFARSPRASPNRGRLAVAFSARLATGRVDCAATFSQRATVGRARALRNKAHLLTPSRPSNPRLSVRGVNAAPLCLWRTRQQTSCFADFCFEPFLRRRRRSKKTLGNSFRRPCPRYRVSEGHRGHLCKRLACGMCPRLLCPLCER; translated from the exons ATGGACACGGTCCGGTGGCTCTTTGCCAGATCGCCGCGCGCGTCGCCAAACCGAGGTCGCCTGGCGGTCGCATTTTCGGCCCGCCTAGCAACTGGGCGCGTGGACTGCGCTGCCACTTTTTCCCAACGAGCAACTGTGGGCAGAGCGCGCGCGCTTCGAAATAAGGC GCATCTGTTGACGCCGTCGCGCCCGTCGAATCCTAGGCTGTCTGTGAGGGGCGTAAATGCTGCGCCTCTGTGCCTGTGGAGAACTCGCCAACAGACTTCCTGTTTTGCAGATTTCTGTTTCGAACCGTTTCtgaggagaaggcgccgcAGTAAAAAAACCTTAGGAAATTCGTTTCGTCGACCGTGTCCTCGCTACCGGGTCTCAGAAGGTCACAGGGGCCACCTCTGCAAACGCCTGGCGTGCGGAATGTGTCCGCGCCTGCTCTGTCCTCTGTGCGAGAGGTAG